The genomic DNA CCAGGTGATGCGCTACGGCAACGTGCGGCGCACCGATACCGGGCAGGTGGCCCAGGTGGTGGCGCAGCTGGTGCCGCGCCTGGCCATTGGCCTGCCCGCCGCCTGCATCGGCCTTGACGCCGAAGCGGCCCAGTCTTTACTAGAGCAAATCGAGGCGACCCACGCCGCCATTCGCCTGCTGGAAGACGCCCGCCACGCCGCCGACTGGTACGCCGCGCTGGCGGCCGTGGGCCGCGGCGCGGCCAGCAACGGCCTGCTGGCCGGTGCCGCCACGCGCCTGCTGTTCGATGCCCAGCAGGCCACGGCCGACGACACGGCCACCGCGCTGGGCCTGGCGCTGGCCCCCGCCCAGCCCACCGCCTACGCCACCGCCTGGATTGCGGGCTTCCTGCGCGGCTCGGGCCTGGTGCTCATTCATCACCGCCCGTTGTTCGACCTGCTCGATACCTGGCTGGGGAGCCTCGCCGAGGAGGTTTTTCGCGAAATCGTGCCGCTGCTGCGCCGGGCGTTTGCCGAGTTTTCGGCGCCCGAGCGCCGGCAACTGCTGGAGCTGGCCGGGGCCGGGCCGGCCGCGCCACGCGCGGCGGCCGAAGCGCTGGCCTTCGACTGGGCGCGCGGCGCGCGGGTGCTGCCCGTGCTGCGCCAATTGGTGGGGGCGTATATTTAGGCTAGCACTACCCCTGCCATGTCCCTGCAAGCCACTTATGATGCCCTGCGCCAAGCGGCTCTACCCCGGTTGGCGCGCGGCGAGGCCGACCTTGACCTGCTGCTTGACTCGCCCCAGGATACCCGGCGCGGCCTTACGCTGCTGGCCCGGCCGCCAGCGGCCATTGCCGCAGCCCTCGTCGAAATGATGGCCGAATTTCAACTTATCGAGCCCGCACAGTACTATTATCCACCCGCTGATATCCACCTCACAATTTTATCACTTATTTCTTGTTATCCGAATTTTAAGCTGAGCGAAATTAACCCCATAAGTTACTGTTCCGCCCTAAGCCGAATTATTCAATTTATTCCTATTTTCAGGCTAACTTATCAGGGACTAACGGCCTCGGCGGGCGGCATTCTGGTGCAGGGCTTTCCGCAGGGCGATGGGTTAGATGAACTACGCGCGACCGTTAGAAGCTTATTTCAACATACTGATTTACACCATTCTATTGACAAACGTTACCGCATTCAAACGGCGCATTCGACCATTATTCGCTTTACAAGCCCGCTGCAAAACCCAGCTAAGCTACTGGCAAACCTCCAAAAATACGAGTGTCACTTTTTTGGCGCTTTTGAGGTAAACAAGCTGGAATTAGTTTATAACGATTGGTACCAGCGCGCCGAAAATACCGTTGTACTGGACGAGTATTTGCTAAGCAGGTAATACCTTTCAACTCTAACCTTTTATTCTTTTTTTTGTCCTATGTCGTCCACTTATCCTTTTAAAGTCGCCACCGCTAAGTCCGATGCTGACTCGACCCGGCAGTTCGTCATTTTGGCGGAGGTGAGCGGCCTCGACGATTATTATCAGCTATTCGAAGACTACGGCTACGGCGGCGATGGCCTGTCGTGGCGCGAGCATATCGAGACGATTATCGAGGAATTTCAGCCCGAGCTGCTTGACCAATTGGAATTTGCGGAGGAAGATACCACGTTCGTGGCCTACGCCGAAAGCCCCGACGCGGTGCGCGATTTTATGACCCTGGTGCTGCCGTATTTCGGCGATTTGGGTAAGCTGAAAAAGTATTTCGCGCAGGCCGACCCGGAGGATTTCTTCGCGTAGCATCCGCTGGCCCGCCCGCCAAAATCACCGCCGCCGCCAGGACAACACGCCTACCAATGCGTATTGTCCTGGCGGCGGCTGTACTTTAGCCCAGCCACATTTTTGACTACCCCTACCCCCGCCGCTCATGGCCAACGCGCCCCGCTGGAAACTGGTACTCGGCGCGGCCGCCGACGCTGATAATAGCATCGAAATGCCCGCCGACTACGGCCCGCTCGACCAGGCCCTGACGGCCCTCTACGATGGCGAGCGCCGGGGCGGCCTCGGCGGCTCGGCCCCGCGCGTGAGCCGCTGGCTGGGCGACATCCGGCAGTATTTTCCGGCCGACGTGGTGGCCGTGATGCAGCAGGACGCGATGGACCGCCTGGGCCTCAAGCAGTTGCTGCTGGAGCCCGAGATACTGCGCACCGTGCAGGCCGACGTGCATCTGGTAGCCACCCTGCTTTCGCTGAGCCGCGTGATGCCCGCCAAGGCCAAAGCCACCGCCCGCGAGGTAGTGGCCAAAGTGGTGCGCGAGCTGGAGCAAAAGCTGGCCCAGCCGCTGCGCCAGGCCGTGCAGGGCGCCCTGAGCCGGTCGGTGCGCAACCCGCGGCCGCGCTACCACGAAATTGACTGGGGCGCTACCATTCGGGCCAATTTGAAACATTATCAGCCGGCTTACCGCAGCGTTATTCCGGCGCGGCTGGTGGGCCACGGCCGGCGCGGCCAGGCCCTAAAGGAAATCGTGCTCTGCCTCGACCAGAGCGGCTCGATGGCCGAATCGGTAGTGTACGGGGGTGTGTTTGGGGCGGTGCTGGCCTCGCTGCGCGCCGTGAAAACACACTTGGTGGTGTTCGATACGGCCGTGGTAAATCTCACCGAAGAGCTGCGCGACCCGGTGGACCTGCTCTTTGGCGTGCAGCTGGGCGGTGGCACCGATATTAACCTGGCGCTCAGCTACTGCCAGCAGCTCATCACCCGGCCCGCCGATACGATTCTGGTGCTCGTGACCGACCTCTACGAGGGGGGTAGCGAAGTGGAGATGGTGAAGCGCGCCACCGCGCTCCAGGCCAGCGGCGTGCAGTTTATCGTGCTGCTGGCCCTGTCTGATGAGGGCGCGCCGAGCTTCGACCGGCGCGTGGCCGAGCAGCTGGCGGCGCTGGGCATTCCGAGCTTTGCCTGCACGCCGGGCCGGTTCCCGGAGCTAATGGCGGCCGCTATTCAGGGCCGCAAGATGACGGTGGACTGACTAAGCCGGGCAGGGAGTTTTCGGCCTGCGAGCGAGCGGCGGGGTAGTAGCGCGAACTTTCCAGTTCGCGCTACTACCCCGCCGCTCGCTCGACGTGCCTGGCCAAGAAATCCGACAACCAAAGTTTCTGACTATCAACTTATTGATTAACCCCGGAATGGCCGGGCACTGCTGGATGTTTTGAATAATGCACGGGAACAGCCACCGTCTCTACCCCCTTTTGAAAGGTCGATGGTGGTGGTGCCGCAGGTATCTTTGCCCAGCTTTTTTCGCTGTGCTACTTATGAATCGTCGCCTGTTTGTGCGGGATGCGGGCCTGTTGGCCGCTGGCTCCTGCCTCGCCCTACCCCCCTTGCTCGCGGCCACGGTGCCGGCCTTTCCGGTGGTGCGGCCGGCGGCGGGCCAGCGCCGCTTCCGCAGCCGGGCGGTCGAAAACGCCATCGCCGAGTTTCAACGGAATGTGAAAGACCCGGAGCTGGGCTGGCTATTTGGCAACTGCTTTCCGAACACCCTGGACACGACCGTGACTTACGCCGAGCGCCAGGACCGGCCCGATACCTACGTCATCACCGGCGACATCAACGCCATGTGGCTGCGCGATTCCTCAGCCCAGGTGTGGCCTTATCTCCAGCTCGTGGCCCAGGACGCGGCCCTGCGCCAGTTGGTGGCGGGCGTGATTAACCGCCAGGCGCAGTGCATTTTGAAGGACCCCTACGCCAACGCGTTTTACAACGACCCGACCAAAGTAAGCGAGTGGAAAGCGGACCACACCGCCATGCAGCCCGGCATTCACGAGCGCAAGTGGGAGGTTGATTCGCTCTGCTACCCCATCCGGCTGGCGTATCACTACTGGAAAACGACCGGCGACACGCAGCCCTTCGACGCCGACTGGCGTCGGGCTATCGCGCTGATTGTAAAAACCTTCCGCGAGCAGCAGCGCACGACCAGCCCCGGCCCTTACCACTTCCAGCGCGAAACGCTGACCTCGGCCGACACCCAGCCGCTGGCCGGCTACGGCTACCCGGTGCGGCCCTGCGGGCTCATTGCCTCGGCTTTCCGGCCCAGCGACGACGCCACGCTGCTGCCTTTTCTGGTGCCCAGCAACTTCTTCGCCGTGGCCAGCCTGCGCCAGGCCGCGCTCATGCTCTACGACATCTACCACGAGCAGGCCGGCTACGACGAGCTGATGGCCTTCGCCGATGAAATCGCGGTGGCCCTGCGCCAGCACGCCGTGGTGACGCACCCCGAGTTTGGGCAAGTGTATGCCTATGAGGTCGATGGCTTCGGCGGCCACATTCTGATGGACGATGCCAACGTGCCCAGCCTGCTAGCCCTCCCCTACCTCGGGGCCATTCCCCTCAACGAGCCCATTTACCAAAACACGCGCCGGCTGGTGCTATCGGCTGCTAACCCGTTCTTTTTCAAGGGCTCAGCGGCCGAAGGCATCGGCGGGCCGCACGTGGGCCTGGACATGATTTGGCCCATCGCCATTACCATGCGCGGCCTCACCAGCACCGACGACGCGGAGATAAAAGCCTGCATCCAAACCCTCAAAACCACCCACGCCGGTACCGGCTATATGCACGAGTCGTTCAACAAAGACGACCCGGCCAAGTTCACCCGCGCCTGGTTTGCCTGGGCTAACACGCTCTTCGGTGAGTTTTTGTGGAAGACCTACCGGGAGCGACCAGAGCTGCTGGGGTAGGCCAGCGTAAGGTAGGCTTCAGCTTGCCGAATGAGGTGTAATTGCCACGCATTTTACCACGTACCCGTTAAACAAAATCGGGTTGCCTCCCTGGCAGGAAGCAACCCGATGAACAGTTGGCGCTAAGCCTTCCGCCCTTAGCTCGGCTTTACCGGGGTGTATGGAAATTTCTTGGAAGCGTTGCGCATCAAGGCATTAACCATGCCTTCGGGCGAGCTGCCCACCGAGCCCGAGGCCACGTAATCGTATTTCCAGAGCAGTTTGCCCGCCGGGCCGTCGTGAATATTGACCGTGATATTGGCCTGGTTGGTGGCTCCCCAGGCTCCTACCAGCACGCCGAGGGCCACGGCGGCGCCGTCGCTCATGGGCTTGCTGGTGTGCACGCTGGTCGTCAGCACGGCATCTACCCCCAGCAGTTTGGCCAGGTCCTGGGGCGACAGCGTGCGCATGTCCTCGTCGGTCAGGTTGGCTTTGCGCAGCATGGAATTGGTCAGGGAAACGTCCTGAAACTGGACCGTGTAGTGCTGCTGCTGCTGGCGGCGCAGCAGCCAGGCATAGATGCGGGACTGAAAATCGAGGGCGCTCTGCTGCTGCATCGTGCGCAGCTGCTCGGCGCTCGTGTTGCGGGCCTGGTTGGGCCGCATGCCAATATTGACGCTAGCCGGCAGAATGGCCACGGTTTTGTGGTTAGGCGCGTAGGTGCGAAAGTCCTGCGCCAGGTAAATGCTCGGCCCGCACGACGAGCACAGCAGGGTTAAGGATAGAACGGCCGCGAGGCCCAGCGTACGAATGCGCATAAAGTGCTAAGTTTTTTTACAGAGAATTGGGAGAGAAAACGTTGGTCGCTCGTTAGCAAAACCGGGGCCACAGGAAACTACTCCAATCAAATTCTTGCTTATTTACCAAATATTCTTAGATGATATTCTACTTGTTTCGTTAGCGGCGGACGCTGATGGGGTAGAGCAACGTATATTTGGCAACTAAATTTCAGGTGCAGTAGTTTATGGCTCAGCTCGACAAGCTCAAAGTGCGCATTTGTGCGAAGCCTAAGAATTTCACCTGGGATGAGCTGGTGAAGTTGCTGACCGCTTACGGTTTTGAGGCCCTGACCAAGGGTAGGACGGCCGGTAGTCGGCGGCAGTTTTATAATCCGGCCACGCAGGTGGCTATTAGCTTGCACAAGCCGCACCCTGGTAACATTCTCAAGGAATACCAGCTCAAGGAAATCATCACCCTATTAGGTATTCGCTAATTTCCCCCTTGCTACTCATGGAAAACGCGCTCTTCTATAAAGGCTACGTCGGCTCGGTGCAGTACAATGCGACCGACGAGGTTTTTCACGGTAAAATCGCGGCCATTACCGACCTCGTGACGTTTGAAGCCGACTCTGCCAAGCAGCTGCGCCTGGAATTTGAGCAAGCCGTGGACGACTACCTGGCGCTGTGCGCGGCCGTGGGCAAGGAGCCCAGCAAAACCTTTACCGGCAGCTTCAACATACGCATTGGGGCCGAGCTGCACCGCAAGGCAGCGCTGGTTTCAACTAGCCGAGGTATTAGCCTTAATCAGCTGGTGAGCCAAGCCGTTAGCCAGTTTGTGGCGCAGGCAGAATAGGCGGTAATTTTTCTAATCCCTTGAATTCTATGACTGAAGCTTGGGTATTTCACGGGGCCGGCGGCCGGTTTACCAGCGGCGTTTTTACTTCGCAGGTGCAAGCCGAAGAATTTATCCATCGCTACCGGCTGACCGGCTGCCTGACCAAATATCCCGTTGGAATAAGTGCCTACGATTGGGCCCTGCAAGAGCAATTATTTGAGCCTAAGAAGTCTGAGCACTACGAAGCCGGCTTTATTCAACGCTTCACCACCGCCAGCCAGGAGCATTATCATTATGACCCTGACGACTTGGGCTGACATTCAAATATTTGTTACCCCAACTATTTAGTAAATCTACTTGCTATTATACTTCCCAATTTGGGAATAATTGCGTATCTTTGCCAGCCGATGCGCATTATTAGCAAAGCCCCTCTTCGGAGTTTTTGGGAACGCTACCCGGCAGCCGCCCTACCGCTGCAAGCCTGGTACAAGGAGACAACCGCCGCCACCTGGGCCACGCCCAACGATGTAAAAGCCCAGCACCGTAACGCCAGCATTATCCCCAGTAGCCGTCTGGTTTTCAACATCAAAGGCAATGACTTTCGGCTGATTGTAGCGATAAACTACGCGGCGGCCATCGTCTATATCCGCTTCATTGGCACGCACGCCGACTACGATAAACTTGACGTCGCCACGATATGAACGCTATCAAACCCATTCGCACTGAAGCTGATTACCAGGCCACGCTCGCCCGCGCCGAGGTTATTTTTCAGGCGCAGCCCGGCGAGCCTGAATTTGACGAGCTGGATATTCTGACGACGTTGATTGAGGCTTATGAGGCCCGCCACTACCCAATCCCGGAGCCCGACCCCATCGAGTACATCAAGTATAAGATGGCCGAGCAGGGCCTGCGCCAACGTGACCTGGCCGTGTGGCTGGGCGGCGAAAACCGGGTCAGCGAAATCCTTAACCGCAAACGTAAGCTCACGGCTAAGATGATGAAGGCGCTGCACGATAACCTGGGGTTGTCGGCGGAAGTGCTGTTGGCTGCGGCGTAGCGGCATTTCTCCTTTATTCGGCCACCTATTTCCCCTTTTCGTTGTTACCCCTCACAACGAAATCAATCCGCTTTCTTTTGTCAACTGAACTCCCTACCCCCCCCGCCGAGCCTTACGCCATCGAGCAGGAATTGCGCCGCGTGCAGGCCATGCTTAAGCTGGAGCAACAAGAAGATTTAGAGCAGTTTAAGCTTAAAAATGCTAAGGCCACTGTGCAGGAGCGCCAAAAGCGCGGGCTGACCTGGTACCCGGTCACGATTACCAAAGAGGACGTGGGCTTCGGCGGCAAGGTGGTGATTGAGCTGGAGCGGCCGGCCGGGCAGCAGGGGCTGCACTTGTTTCAGGTGGGCAAAAACGCGGCGCTGTTTGGCAACATTCCGGGGCGCTCGGCTACCGACCGGCCGACCCTTAGTGGCGTCATTACCAGCGTGCGGCGCAATAAACTGCTGCTGGCCACCACCAAGGAAGACCTGCCCGACTGGGTGCACGAGGGTGGTAAGCTGGGCATCGACCTCACCTTCGATGAGGTGAGCTACCGCGAGATGGACTACGCGCTGGGCAAGGTGATGGGCGCTTACGGCGACCGCCTGGCCGACCTGCGCGACATCTTGCTCGGGGCCAAGCCCGCCCGCTTCCGAGCCGAAAAGGCCGACGATATTTTCTACCCCAGCCCACTCAACGACTCGCAGCTGGCGGCCATCCGGCACGTGATGGCGGCGCAGGATGTGGCCATTATTCACGGGCCGCCCGGCACCGGCAAGACGACCACGTTGGTGCAGGCCATTCTGGAAACCATCCGGCGCGAGCGGCGCGTACTGGTGTGCGCGCCCTCCAACACGGCCGTGGACCTGCTGACCGAAAAGCTGGCCGAGCGCGGCGTCAACGTCATTCGGATGGGTAACCCCTCGCGGGTGTCGGACCTGCTGCTGGAGCATACGCTCGATGCCCAGGTCATGGCCCACAAGCGCTACGGCGAGTTGCGCTCGATGCGCCAGACGGCCGAGCAGTACCGCGAAGAAGCCAGCAAGCACACCCGGCAGTTTGGCTGGGAAGAGCGCGAACAGCGCCGCCTGCTGAAGGAAGAAGCCCGCGCCCTGCACCAGGAAGCTGATGGCCTGGAGCGCTACATCACGGAAGACTTACTCGAACAGGTTCAGGTGATTACCTGCACGCTGGTGGGTGCCAGCAACCGCAATATTCGGCACCTCACCTACGAAACGGTATTTATCGACGAGGCCGCCCAGGCCCTGGAGCCAGGCTGCTGGATACCCATCGCCAAGGCGGGCCGCGTGGTGCTGGCCGGCGACCACCAGCAGCTGCCGCCCACCGTGAAGAGCGAAAAAGCCGCCAAGGAAGGCCTGCGCGAAACGCTGTTCGAGAAGTGCATAACGCGCCAGCCCGCAGCCAGCCGCATGTTGACCGTGCAGTACCGGATGCACGAGCAGATTATGCAGTTCAGTTCCGAGCAGTTTTACGAGGGTAGGCTGGTGGCCGCGCCCACCGTGGCCCACAGCGGCCTCGATGCCTACGACATTCGCTTCGCACCCGACCTGCCAGTGGAGTTTCTGGACACGGCCGGCTTTGGCTTTGAAGAGATTACCATCCCCGAGAGCCGTTCCACGGCTAATCCCGAGGAGGCTGACCTGCTGCTGCGCCGCCTGGCCCAATTGCTGGAACCCTACGACGCACCCGACCACGAAGCCGACCCGCTTAGCATCGGCGTTATTGCGCCCTACCGCGCCCAAATCAACTATTTGAAGGACGCGGTGGAGGAAAATGACGAGCTGAGCGGACTCATGCTGCACCGCCAACTGAGCGTGGGCACCGTTGATTCATTCCAGGGGCAGGAGCGCGATATTATCGCTATCTCCTTGACGCGCAGCAACTCGCACGGCGAAATCGGCTTCTTATCCGACATTCGGCGCATGAACGTGGGCATGACGCGGGCGCGCAAAAAGCTGCTGCTCGTGGGCGACTCGTCCACGCTGGGCTCGCATCCTTTTTACAAGGCCTTTCTGGCGTATGTGGAGGGGGTAGGCGGCTACCGCACGGCCTGGGAATTGCAGTAAATTAGTAGCTGACTGCGTAGTATCAGTGAATAAATAGCTGGGGAGTTATCATTGCGAGACGTGCAAAGCAATGATAACTCCCTAGCTATTTATTCATTTACCCATTTACTCCCCGCGCGGCAGGTCAATCGCCGACTCGGTGTGCGGGGCGTCGGACTTCGTGTTCACGAAGTGCTTGTTGGGGTTGTCGTAGTTGGAGATAATCAACTGCCGACCTTTGAGCAGCACCTCGGCGGGCTGGTCGAGGCGGCCACCCGCGCCGTTGGTATCGCCGTTGCGGGCCAGAATGGTGTGGGCGTTGGTTTTGAGGTCCACCACGTCAATCGAGTTGAGGCGGGCGCTGGTGATGTAGGCCTTGTCCGTTTTGCGGTCAATCACGAACCCGTCGATGCACGGGATTTTGGGCGCGGCTACGGGCACTACTTCCTGGCTGGCATAGCTGCCATCGGGCTTGAGCGTGACGCGGTACAGGTTGCCATCGCCAAAGGAGCCGGTGTAAATGCGGCCCTGGCTGTCGTAGTCGATGCCATCGGCCCCGTTATCGACGCCGGTTTCGTTCACGGTGGTCGTGAACATGGCCAGCACGTGCGGGTCCTTGGTTTTGGGCTTGAGGTGAATGGTGGTGCCGGGCTTCAGCTCGGCCAGCGTGAAATGCATAATGGCGCTGCCCTTGTCGTTGTCGGGCAGGTCCCACTGGCTGTCGGTCACGTAGAGGTCGTTGCCCTTCCACACCGTGCCGTTGGCCAGGGCAAAGTTGTCCACGGCCGTTTCGATGGTGCCGGTGGGCTGGCCGTGCTTCATCAGCACCCGCATCAGGCGCGACTTGAAATTCTTATTGTTTTCGTATTGGTTCTCAGCGTAATATACATTACCATCGGGACCCATCGCCAGGTCCATCGGGGCGGCGTGCTTGGTGGTGGGCTCCACGGGCAGGTGGCGGAGGAAAGGCTTGTAGCCATTGGCCGTCAGCTCCACGATGCGGGCCGGATACTGATTATCGGCCATATTGGGGATAGATAGCAGCACCCGGCCATCGGGCAGCAGGGCCAGGCCGTCGGGCGTGTTCATCGAGTCGGGGAAGGTGGTAATTAGCCGGGGCTTGGCACCCTGGGTGGCGGTATCGGCCAGCTCAATGGCCTTATCGGGGGCCTTCGCAACATCGGTTTTTTCGGCCGTCTGCTGAGAGCCGCAGCCACCGAGCAGGGTAGCGCCAGCCAGCGCGGCCAGCGGCAGGAAATGAATTTTCATGTGGTTTTCAAGGAAGTAGGAGTGCCGGTTTACGACCAGGCGCAAACCAGAGTTGTGCGGCCGCACGCCAGTAACGCGCCCTTTTCAGAGGCCGACTTTTTTTGGAGTATTAGCTCTTCCTTGTTAAAAATATAGGTTTTGACTATCAGTTGATAACTCATCTGAGTGTCCTTGCTTAAGGAAAAATTAAGCCAACCCCGCGGCTTAAAACCCGTTGGTAAAAATCCATTCCCTTTTCCCTATCCAATCTTTGTTTATGAAACAAAAACCACTGGCGAAGCAAAACCATGAAGACATGGTAAGCAACCCCAAAACCGATGAGTTGGCCAAAAACCGCGAGGATGGCTACGGCCAGTTCCTGACCACCAACCAGGGCTTGCGCGTCAACGACGACCAGAATTCACTGAAAGCCGGCGACCGCGGCCCGACGCTGCTGGAAGACTTCATCTACCGCGAAAAGATGACGCACTTCGACCACGAGCGCATCCCGGAGCGCGTGATACACGCCCGCGGCGTGGCCGCCCACGGCTATTTCGAAGCCTACGGCAATGCTACGGACCTGACCCGCGCCGCCTTTTTGCAGCCGGGGGCAGTGACGCCGATTTTCACGCGCTTCTCGACGGTGGCAGGCTCGCGCGGCTCCTCCGACATGGCCCGCGACGTGCGCGGCTTCGCGGTGAAGTTTTACACGGAAGAAGGTGTGTACGACTTTGTGGGCAACGATATGCCGGTATTCTTTATTCAGGATGCCATCAAATTTCCCGACTTCATTCACGCCGTGAAGCCCGAGCCGCACAACGAGATTCCGCAGGCCGCCTCGGCCCACGACACGTTTTACGACTTTATCTCGACCAATCCCGAAAGTATACATATGTTACTGTGGGTGATGTCGGACCGCGGCCTGCCGCGCAGTCTGCGCATGATGGAGGGGTTTGGCGTGCACACCTACCGCATGA from Hymenobacter psoromatis includes the following:
- a CDS encoding Tat pathway signal protein; translation: MNRRLFVRDAGLLAAGSCLALPPLLAATVPAFPVVRPAAGQRRFRSRAVENAIAEFQRNVKDPELGWLFGNCFPNTLDTTVTYAERQDRPDTYVITGDINAMWLRDSSAQVWPYLQLVAQDAALRQLVAGVINRQAQCILKDPYANAFYNDPTKVSEWKADHTAMQPGIHERKWEVDSLCYPIRLAYHYWKTTGDTQPFDADWRRAIALIVKTFREQQRTTSPGPYHFQRETLTSADTQPLAGYGYPVRPCGLIASAFRPSDDATLLPFLVPSNFFAVASLRQAALMLYDIYHEQAGYDELMAFADEIAVALRQHAVVTHPEFGQVYAYEVDGFGGHILMDDANVPSLLALPYLGAIPLNEPIYQNTRRLVLSAANPFFFKGSAAEGIGGPHVGLDMIWPIAITMRGLTSTDDAEIKACIQTLKTTHAGTGYMHESFNKDDPAKFTRAWFAWANTLFGEFLWKTYRERPELLG
- a CDS encoding addiction module toxin RelE; translated protein: MRIISKAPLRSFWERYPAAALPLQAWYKETTAATWATPNDVKAQHRNASIIPSSRLVFNIKGNDFRLIVAINYAAAIVYIRFIGTHADYDKLDVATI
- a CDS encoding DNA-binding protein, with protein sequence MSTELPTPPAEPYAIEQELRRVQAMLKLEQQEDLEQFKLKNAKATVQERQKRGLTWYPVTITKEDVGFGGKVVIELERPAGQQGLHLFQVGKNAALFGNIPGRSATDRPTLSGVITSVRRNKLLLATTKEDLPDWVHEGGKLGIDLTFDEVSYREMDYALGKVMGAYGDRLADLRDILLGAKPARFRAEKADDIFYPSPLNDSQLAAIRHVMAAQDVAIIHGPPGTGKTTTLVQAILETIRRERRVLVCAPSNTAVDLLTEKLAERGVNVIRMGNPSRVSDLLLEHTLDAQVMAHKRYGELRSMRQTAEQYREEASKHTRQFGWEEREQRRLLKEEARALHQEADGLERYITEDLLEQVQVITCTLVGASNRNIRHLTYETVFIDEAAQALEPGCWIPIAKAGRVVLAGDHQQLPPTVKSEKAAKEGLRETLFEKCITRQPAASRMLTVQYRMHEQIMQFSSEQFYEGRLVAAPTVAHSGLDAYDIRFAPDLPVEFLDTAGFGFEEITIPESRSTANPEEADLLLRRLAQLLEPYDAPDHEADPLSIGVIAPYRAQINYLKDAVEENDELSGLMLHRQLSVGTVDSFQGQERDIIAISLTRSNSHGEIGFLSDIRRMNVGMTRARKKLLLVGDSSTLGSHPFYKAFLAYVEGVGGYRTAWELQ
- a CDS encoding hexulose-6-phosphate synthase, which produces MAQLDKLKVRICAKPKNFTWDELVKLLTAYGFEALTKGRTAGSRRQFYNPATQVAISLHKPHPGNILKEYQLKEIITLLGIR